In a single window of the Elaeis guineensis isolate ETL-2024a chromosome 8, EG11, whole genome shotgun sequence genome:
- the LOC105050306 gene encoding uncharacterized protein isoform X4 produces the protein MDGRKIRVGDCALFQAVNAPPFIGIIRWFSAGKEAYLELCVNWLYRPADVKLAKGISPEAAPNEVFYSFHKDVISAATLLHPCKVAFLRKGVDLPAGISSFVCRRVYDTANKCLWWLTDQDYINERQEEVDQLLDRTRLEMHAAVQSGGRSPKPLNGPASTQQLKSGSDSVQNSGTSIPQSKGKKRDRGDQGTEPIKRERSAKTEDGDFANFKFDGMIKDEIAKITEKGGLVNTEGVEKLVNLMQLDRNERKIDLAGRIMLADVIAATDKYECLGRFVQLRGVPVLDDWLQEAHKGKTGDGNSPKESDKATEELLLALLRALEKLPVNLHALRTCNIGKSVNHLRSHKNLEIHKKARSLVDTWKKRVDAEMTKNNDAKSVGSSQAVAWPGKTGFPEVSHAGSRRPGLNEVTVKSPGQPSACKTPPGKLGNSDPVAKPSPFTSGSLKQSPLPALGAIGLKDPLGKTSGGTGTQELPPAVVKEEKSSSSSQSQNNSQSCSSDHKKMGSSWKEDARSSTAGSMNASKISGTSSRHRRSGNGLLGTSNSGIQKEPNLGKSGSLNRTTTLDKASQSGLTCEKSLDVPVADHGNSHRLIVRLPNPGRSPARSASGGSFEDPSVTGSRASSPGVPDKHEHNDRKMKLRSDACRSHVATNANIETWESNDVKEGVVGSDEGDRSPTILDEERRSADETGKISDIPRTACSSSGNEKGVFLPESRTRNSFSSINALIESCAKYSESSVPLSAGDDIGMNLLASVAAGEMSKSDFISPTGSPGTSPVVEDHCTGNNEAKSRLSCDDGVAQSHAQSDETADIDSEKHGKSVGSVLARVESQQAGINFSGDEKIIMPLQDKILTGEQAKQSPVSSTSFHKTSDSSIKPEGKLEEERADRCYSMSSPSNVKEETEGDGAYLHRDRLMTSGQVTDSLTDCKTKLMSQPMDESKPIDYAREKIVEGSMCTSGVVCNTLAGACEFEKTASGRKSEKLVEESPSCPPIDKELPGGATLTDQQQPSVAANHAEALDRSADDAVALSGADEVLCPENDDESKTKKSDNLRAGDLDLSNTEKKESLSVATSSINERVASTIVPPISGNGVDDNLEIKQPLEVCLTGSSDNQLPCSIPPQETERCAKSSGSKISGADADGKEELVSSAEASSLAVTADPDVSAKLDFDLNEGIPGDDGNQGEQATSAAPICSSAVRMPNLPPFASPKLSALPAPITVAAPAKGPFVPPENLLKTKAEPGWKGSAATSAFRPAEPRKVFEMPLSTSDVPTSDAAGKQVRPPLDIDLNIADERVLEDLGSQSSAQTTGSESGAISNHEAPTRTAGGLDLDLNRADEGTENGQFVASTSQRLEVPLLPVRPAPGGFSNGEANVSRDFDLNNGPGLDEVGSEPAPRSQHAKSSSSVPFLPPVAGLRMNNAELGNVSSWFPSGNSYPAVAIPSFLPERGEQPYPIVAAPGAQRILGSVTGGGTFGNDIYRTPVLSSSPAMAFSPATAFPYAGFPFGSSFPLASTSFTGGSTTYVDSSSGGASCFPAISSQLVGPAGAVSSHYQRSYVINLPEGSSSGGSDNSRKWARQGLDLNAGPGSADMEGKDDRLPSASRQLLVAGTQAFVEEQARMYQVPGGGLKRKEPEGGWDAERSGYKQLSWQ, from the exons GATGGGCGTAAAATTCGAGTTGGTGATTGTGCTCTTTTCCAGGCTGTCAATGCTCCACCTTTCATTGGAATAATTCGTTGGTTTTCAGCAGGCAAAGAGGCTTATCTTGAGTTATGTGTAAATTGGCTTTACAGACCTGCTGACGTAAAGCTTGCCAAAGGGATATCACCTGAAGCTGCACCAAACGAGGTCTTCTACTCATTTCACAAGGACGTGATTTCAGCTGCCACATTGCTTCATCCATGTAAAGTTGCATTTTTGCGTAAAGGTGTTGACCTTCCAGCAGGGATATCATCATTTGTGTGTAGGCGAGTATATGATACTGCAAACAAGTGTTTGTGGTGGCTAACTGATCAGGATTATATCAAT GAGCGTCAGGAAGAAGTAGATCAACTTTTAGATAGAACACGACTAGAGATGCATGCAGCAGTGCAGTCAGGCGGGCGTTCACCGAAACCTCTGAATGGTCCTGCATCCACACAACAGTTGAAATCTGGTTCAGATAGCGTACAAAATAGTGGCACCTCCATTCCTCAGTCTAAGGGGAAGAAGAGGGACAGAGGTGATCAGGGCACGGAGCCTATTAAACGTGAGCGGTCTGCTAAGACGGAGGATGGTGATTTTGCTAACTTTAAGTTTGATGGCATGATAAAAGATGAAATTGCGAAAATAACAGAAAAAGGTGGGCTTGTAAACACTGAAGGGGTGGAGAAACTGGTGAATCTCATGCAACTTGATAGAAATGAGAGAAAAATAGACCTGGCCGGTAGGATAATGCTTGCAGATGTGATTGCGGCCACTGATAAATATGAGTGCCTTGGTAGATTTGTGCAGCTCAGGGGTGTTCCTGTTCTGGATGATTGGCTTCAGGAGGCACACAAAGGTAAAACTGGCGATGGCAACAGTCCCAAGGAAAGTGATAAAGCCACTGAGGAACTGCTGCTTGCTCTGCTTCGTGCTCTGGAGAAGTTGCCTGTAAATCTTCATGCTTTACGGACTTGCAACATTGGTAAGTCGGTTAATCACTTACGCAGTCATAAAAACTTGGAGATCCACAAGAAGGCTAGGAGTCTTGTTGACACTTGGAAGAAACGAGTTGATGCAGAAATGACAAAGAACAATGATGCGAAATCTGTAGGGTCAAGCCAGGCTGTAGCATGGCCTGGTAAGACAGGTTTTCCTGAAGTTTCTCATGCTGGAAGCAGACGTCCTGGATTAAATGAGGTAACTGTGAAAAGCCCCGGTCAGCCTTCTGCTTGTAAAACTCCACCTGGTAAACTTGGTAATTCAGATCCTGTGGCCAAGCCAAGTCCGTTTACATCAGGATCTTTAAAACAATCACCTTTGCCTGCTTTGGGGGCTATTGGCTTGAAGGATCCACTTGGCAAAACAAGTGGTGGCACTGGGACTCAGGAGTTGCCACCAGCAGTGGTGAAAGAAGAAAAGAGCAGCAGTTCGAGTCAGTCTCAGAACAATAGCCAGTCTTGTTCTAGTGATCATAAAAAAATGGGTTCTTCATGGAAAGAGGATGCAAGGAGTTCAACTGCTGGCTCAATGAATGCTAGCAAGATCTCTGGTACTTCTTCTCGCCACCGAAGGTCTGGCAATGGGCTTCTGGGAACAAGTAATTCTGGAATTCAGAAGGAACCTAATTTGGGTAAGTCTGGTTCTCTTAACAGGACTACAACACTGGATAAAGCATCACAATCTGGATTGACATGTGAAAAGTCACTTGATGTACCTGTTGCAGATCATGGAAATAGCCACAGGTTGATTGTTAGGCTTCCTAACCCTGGTCGCAGTCCTGCCCGAAGTGCAAGTGGAGGTTCATTTGAGGACCCTTCAGTGACAGGGAGCAGAGCATCGTCACCTGGTGTTCCTGATAAACATGAGCATAATGATCGTAAAATGAAACTGAGGAGCGATGCTTGTCGGTCTCATGTTGCCACCAATGCAAATATAGAGACATGGGAGAGCAATGATGTGAAGGAGGGGGTGGTTGGATCTGATGAAGGTGACAGATCGCCAACAATTCTTGATGAAGAACGCAGGAGCGCTGATGAAACTGGAAAGATCTCTGATATTCCAAGAACTGCCTGTTCATCCTCTGGGAATGAAAAAGGGGTTTTTTTGCCTGAATCCAGGACAAGGAACTCTTTCAGCTCTATAAATGCACTGATTGAAAGCTGTGCAAAATATTCTGAATCTAGTGTTCCTTTATCGGCTGGGGATGATATAGGAATGAATTTACTTGCTAGTGTGGCTGCTGGGGAAATGTCAAAGTCTGACTTTATTTCTCCCACTGGCTCACCTGGAACTTCACCTGTGGTTGAGGACCACTGTACTGGTAATAATGAGGCCAAGTCAAGACTGTCATGTGATGATGGTGTTGCCCAGAGTCATGCCCAGTCTGATGAAACTGCTGATATTGACTCGGAGAAACATGGGAAGAGTGTTGGTTCTGTGTTAGCAAGGGTTGAGTCGCAACAGGCAGGCATCAACTTTTCAGgtgatgaaaaaatcatcatGCCATTGCAGGATAAGATATTGACAGGCGAGCAAGCCAAGCAGTCACCTGTTTCCAGTACAAGTTTTCATAAAACTTCAGATTCTTCTATAAAACCAGAAGGGAAACTCGAGGAAGAGAGAGCTGATAGATGTTATTCTATGTCTAGTCCATCAAATGTGAAGGAGGAGACTGAAGGTGATGGAGCTTATCTACACCGGGACAGATTGATGACTAGTGGGCAGGTTACTGATAGTCTCACAGATTGTAAGACTAAGTTAATGAGTCAACCAATGGATGAGAgtaagcccattgattatgctcGTGAAAAGATTGTAGAGGGCAGTATGTGCACTTCTGGAGTTGTTTGCAACACCTTGGCGGGTGCTTGTGAGTTTGAAAAGACTGCTTCAGGCAGAAAATCTGAGAAGCTGGTTGAAGAATCTCCCTCTTGTCCTCCCATTGACAAAGAACTGCCTGGTGGTGCCACCTTAACGGACCAGCAGCAACCTTCCGTTGCGGCAAATCATGCAGAGGCTTTAGATAGAAGTGCTGATGATGCTGTTGCTCTTTCTGGTGCTGATGAAGTTCTTTGTCCTGAAAATGATGATGAGTCCAAGACCAAGAAGTCTGATAACTTGAGGGCTGGTGATTTGGACCTCAGTAAcactgaaaagaaagaaagtttGAGTGTTGCCACTTCAAGCATCAATGAACGAGTTGCATCAACCATAGTCCCACCTATCTCTGGCAATGGGGTGGATGATAACTTAGAAATAAAGCAGCCTCTTGAGGTCTGCCTTACTGGATCTTCTGACAATCAGCTTCCGTGCAGTATTCCTCCCCAAGAAACTGAGCGATGTGCAAAGTCTTCTGGTTCTAAGATATCTGGAGCTGATGCTGATGGAAAGGAGGAGCTTGTGTCTTCTGCAGAGGCTTCTTCATTGGCTGTTACAGCTGATCCAGATGTTTCGGCTAAGCTCGACTTTGATTTAAATGAAGGCATCCCTGGAGATGATGGGAACCAAGGCGAGCAAGCTACCTCAGCTGCACCAATATGTTCATCTGCAGTTCGTATGCCTAACCTGCCTCCATTTGCATCTCCCAAGTTAAGTGCCTTGCCTGCTCCAATCACAGTGGCTGCTCCCGCAAAGGGACCGTTTGTTCCACCTGAAAATTTGTTGAAGACAAAGGCTGAGCCTGGGTGGAAAGGTTCAGCTGCCACCAGTGCATTTCGCCCCGCTGAACCGCGAAAGGTTTTTGAGATGCCACTTAGTACTTCTGATGTCCCAACATCTGATGCTGCAGGGAAGCAGGTTCGTCCACCTTTGGACATCGATCTGAATATAGCTGATGAGAGAGTACTTGAGGACTTGGGTTCTCAGAGCTCTGCTCAGACAACAGGCTCTGAATCAGGAGCCATTAGCAATCATGAGGCACCCACACGAACTGCTGGGGGACTTGATCTTGATTTAAATAGAGCTGATGAGGGCACAGAAAATGGGCAGTTCGTAGCAAGCACCAGTCAGAGGTTAGAAGTGCCACTTTTGCCGGTAAGACCAGCACCTGGAGGATTCTCTAATGGGGAGGCCAACGTATCAAGGGACTTTGATCTTAATAATGGACCAGGACTTGATGAAGTGGGTTCAGAACCTGCACCGAGGAGCCAGCATGCCAAGAGCAGCAGCAGTGTGCCCTTCTTACCGCCAGTAGCAGGCCTCAGAATGAACAATGCTGAACTAGGCAATGTATCGTCTTGGTTTCCTTCGGGTAATTCCTATCCAGCTGTTGCTATACCATCTTTCTTGCCGGAGAGAGGGGAGCAGCCTTACCCTATTGTTGCAGCTCCAGGGGCCCAGAGGATTTTGGGGTCAGTTACGGGTGGTGGCACATTTGGAAATGATATTTACAGAACCCCAGTGCTGTCATCATCTCCAGCCATGGCCTTTTCCCCTGCTACAGCATTTCCATATGCTGGCTTCCCTTTTGGCTCCAGTTTTCCTCTAGCGTCGACTTCTTTCACAGGTGGATCAACAACCTATGTTGATTCATCATCTGGAGGTGCTTCATGCTTTCCTGCCATTTCATCACAGCTTGTTGGACCAGCAGGTGCTGTCTCGTCCCATTATCAAAGGTCTTATGTGATAAACCTTCCAGAAGGTAGTTCTAGTGGTGGATCTGATAACAGTAGAAAGTGGGCCAGACAAGGTCTTGATCTCAATGCAGGTCCAGGGAGTGCAGATATGGAAGGAAAAGATGACAGATTGCCTTCAGCATCGAGACAGCTCTTGGTTGCCGGTACTCAGGCTTTTGTGGAGGAGCAGGCAAGGATGTACCAGGTGCCAGGTGGGGGTCTGAAGAGGAAAGAGCCTGAAGGAGGTTGGGATGCAGAGAGATCTGGTTACAAGCAACTTTCGTGGCAGTAA